In one window of Gloeocapsopsis sp. IPPAS B-1203 DNA:
- a CDS encoding sodium:proton antiporter has translation MTNNYLPIQETTLQPPGNFAELVIGLIILLLVATGVALLSRRFRVPYVTGLVLAGLVFTEILPRQFGLDPALVLNLFLPILIFEAGINTDISRLRSTFKAIALLAGPGAMMATGIIAILLKFGLGLAWIPALLAGVFLANTDTVSVLAVFKEIPVPSRLSTIVEGETLFNDAVALVLFNLILNVYSTGSFTFLGGLQELVVVSVGGTVVGLILGYLSVGLFKRLDDPLSSILLTVAIALGTFQAGQFLNVSGAVAVVVAGLIFGNIGLSRNISASSRITLLSFWEYAGFGVNTFIFLLIGVEINLTIFWQTLPGVLLAVLAFQAGRLLTVYPLLAIVKWFDRPVPIRWQHVLFFGNIKGSLSMALPLSLPLALAGREQLIALVFGAVFLSLVVQATSLPWIVKRLKIAQVSSSQQQVEELQAQLMTAKAAQDELETLLKGGVLPKAIYEELRAAYQVRVAGAEKALRNLYNRRPDQFAITGNDHTKLDAIRRRLLLAEKGTLNEALRKRILSEEVVRERLKVIDEQLLRLEDD, from the coding sequence TTGACTAACAATTATCTACCGATTCAGGAAACTACTTTGCAGCCTCCAGGCAATTTTGCTGAGTTAGTTATTGGGCTAATTATTCTGTTGTTAGTTGCCACAGGCGTTGCTTTATTGTCGCGTCGATTTCGAGTTCCTTATGTTACTGGCTTAGTTTTAGCCGGACTCGTATTTACTGAAATTTTACCGCGCCAGTTTGGTTTAGATCCGGCTTTAGTTTTAAATCTTTTCTTGCCGATTCTCATTTTTGAAGCGGGAATCAACACTGACATTAGTCGCTTACGCAGCACATTCAAGGCGATCGCACTTTTGGCAGGTCCAGGGGCGATGATGGCTACAGGGATAATTGCCATTTTATTGAAATTTGGGCTGGGATTAGCTTGGATACCAGCTTTACTTGCGGGAGTATTTTTAGCAAACACTGATACAGTGTCTGTTTTAGCTGTATTTAAAGAAATTCCTGTACCTTCCCGTTTGTCAACGATTGTGGAAGGAGAAACGCTATTCAACGATGCGGTAGCGTTGGTTTTGTTCAACTTAATTTTGAATGTCTATTCTACTGGTTCATTTACTTTTTTGGGAGGACTTCAAGAATTAGTCGTTGTTTCCGTAGGCGGTACTGTTGTCGGATTAATCTTGGGATACCTCAGTGTCGGTTTATTTAAGCGTTTAGACGATCCTCTCAGTAGTATCTTACTCACCGTTGCTATTGCTTTAGGAACGTTTCAAGCTGGGCAATTTTTAAATGTATCGGGGGCTGTAGCTGTAGTTGTTGCGGGATTGATTTTTGGCAATATTGGGCTTTCGCGTAATATTTCAGCTTCTAGCCGCATCACTTTGTTGAGTTTTTGGGAATATGCAGGTTTTGGAGTTAACACGTTTATTTTTCTATTGATTGGTGTAGAAATTAACCTGACAATTTTTTGGCAAACGCTACCTGGTGTGCTTCTAGCAGTTTTAGCTTTTCAAGCTGGACGACTGCTAACGGTTTATCCGTTATTGGCAATTGTTAAATGGTTTGATCGTCCAGTACCGATACGTTGGCAACACGTATTATTTTTCGGCAATATTAAGGGTTCGCTTTCGATGGCGCTTCCTCTTAGTTTACCGCTCGCATTGGCAGGACGCGAGCAATTAATTGCTTTGGTATTTGGTGCTGTTTTTTTATCATTGGTAGTTCAAGCAACAAGTTTACCCTGGATCGTCAAACGGTTAAAAATTGCTCAGGTTTCCTCTTCTCAACAGCAAGTCGAGGAGTTACAAGCCCAACTTATGACTGCTAAAGCTGCGCAAGATGAGTTAGAAACTTTACTCAAGGGAGGAGTTTTACCCAAGGCTATCTATGAAGAACTACGCGCGGCGTATCAGGTGCGAGTCGCTGGCGCAGAAAAAGCTTTGCGAAACTTGTATAACCGCCGTCCCGATCAGTTCGCAATTACTGGTAACGACCATACTAAACTCGATGCGATTCGACGCCGCTTGCTTTTAGCAGAAAAGGGAACGTTGAACGAAGCATTGCGCAAACGCATTCTCTCAGAGGAAGTTGTGCGAGAACGGCTGAAAGTGATTGACGAACAGTTGCTGCGACTTGAAGATGATTAA
- a CDS encoding DUF3124 domain-containing protein, with protein MSETISRFLAIAPSAALCAITAIIVLSACTPPTTPQGQGDQTPANQAQQVILDENSKIVTGQTLYVPVYSYIYHDDQKRLFNLATTLSIRNTDLANPIIITCVRYYDSEGQLVQQYLENPIQLAALASTDFFISTSDNTGGLGANFIVDWVAQTDVSEPIIEAVMIGTGFQQGISYISPAKVIQNQTNYTCSSAPS; from the coding sequence ATGTCTGAGACAATATCTCGTTTTTTGGCGATCGCTCCCAGCGCTGCGCTATGCGCAATCACCGCCATAATTGTGCTGAGTGCGTGTACCCCACCTACAACACCACAGGGACAAGGCGATCAAACCCCCGCCAATCAAGCACAACAGGTAATTTTAGATGAAAATTCTAAAATAGTGACTGGTCAAACGCTTTATGTCCCAGTATATTCGTACATCTATCATGACGATCAAAAACGACTTTTCAATTTAGCAACGACTCTGAGTATTCGCAATACTGATTTAGCTAACCCAATTATTATTACCTGCGTACGCTACTATGATTCGGAGGGTCAATTAGTGCAGCAGTATTTAGAGAATCCTATTCAACTTGCCGCCTTAGCTTCTACCGATTTTTTCATTAGTACATCTGACAATACTGGAGGTTTAGGCGCAAACTTTATTGTCGATTGGGTAGCTCAAACAGATGTTTCTGAACCAATAATTGAAGCAGTAATGATCGGGACTGGCTTCCAGCAGGGAATTTCTTATATTAGTCCCGCTAAAGTAATTCAAAATCAAACTAACTATACTTGCTCGTCAGCTCCTTCTTAG
- a CDS encoding TrkA family potassium uptake protein produces MYVLIGGAGLVGLSLAQRLIELGHTVAVIDIDPTACRYAREQVGVMAFEGSAVSTEVLLEAGIRKADSVAAVLRHDALNLALVTLAKHYGVPHILTRMRHRDFAEPLRLVGANHIVSTVELAVSTMVNAIEYPQVESMMHFEQGQIEVLKLSIPERCNVSGKSVAEVAQDLRFPRGSLIIGYQAHPHEDLKIPNGSTVLEPGSTVLIVTKPGSLHQMIDFIEGC; encoded by the coding sequence ATGTATGTACTCATTGGTGGCGCAGGACTCGTGGGCTTGAGTTTGGCACAAAGACTGATCGAACTAGGACACACTGTTGCAGTGATTGATATCGATCCTACAGCTTGTCGTTATGCCCGCGAACAAGTAGGAGTCATGGCGTTTGAAGGTAGCGCAGTGAGTACCGAAGTTTTATTAGAAGCCGGAATTCGCAAAGCCGACTCAGTAGCAGCCGTTTTAAGACACGATGCGTTGAATTTAGCACTAGTAACGCTTGCCAAACACTACGGAGTTCCCCACATTTTGACGCGGATGCGCCATCGTGATTTTGCCGAACCACTACGCCTTGTCGGAGCAAATCACATTGTCAGTACTGTTGAACTTGCGGTTTCCACAATGGTAAACGCAATTGAGTATCCGCAAGTCGAATCAATGATGCATTTTGAGCAAGGACAAATCGAAGTCTTAAAGCTTTCCATACCAGAACGCTGTAATGTTTCAGGGAAAAGCGTTGCAGAAGTCGCGCAAGATTTGCGTTTTCCGCGTGGATCGTTAATTATTGGCTATCAAGCGCATCCTCATGAAGACTTGAAGATTCCCAATGGCAGTACCGTACTCGAACCTGGTTCCACCGTACTGATTGTGACCAAACCAGGATCGTTGCACCAAATGATTGATTTTATCGAAGGCTGCTAG
- a CDS encoding potassium channel protein, translated as MSTVNVFSSQAEIEQKYRRIRRELTLSVIGLGVVLLVGTLWYWLIEGWSWIDAAYMTVITLATVGYSETRPLGDRGRLFTVTLIIMGVISIGYIVNRFTDALVQGYFQIGFQLRQQRQLIDSLSDHYIICGFGRTGRQIALEFATEAIPFVTVDSDPESVQAAQQLGYTVVEGDATLDEVLLKVGVERATCLVAALPSDAENLYTVLSAKALNPQIRAIARASTQEALQKLQRAGADAVVSPYITGGRRMAAAALRPQVMDFVDGILTGAGRELYMEEVRLDPDTCPCIGQSLGAARLRSQTGALVLAIRRDDGTLIGGPTADTQLMSGDLLICMGTAEQLRRLNQILGPINSKPPRPPKHL; from the coding sequence GTGAGTACAGTTAATGTGTTTAGTTCGCAAGCAGAAATTGAGCAGAAATATCGACGTATTCGCCGAGAACTCACCTTATCTGTCATTGGTCTTGGGGTTGTTCTCCTCGTTGGGACTCTCTGGTACTGGTTGATTGAAGGCTGGTCGTGGATCGATGCAGCATACATGACGGTGATTACGCTAGCAACCGTTGGTTATAGTGAAACTCGTCCGTTGGGCGATCGCGGTCGCTTGTTTACTGTAACTCTGATTATCATGGGAGTAATCAGTATCGGTTACATCGTTAATCGATTTACTGATGCTTTAGTTCAGGGCTATTTTCAAATTGGTTTTCAACTTCGGCAACAGCGACAATTGATAGATTCTTTATCGGATCACTATATTATCTGTGGCTTTGGACGTACTGGTCGGCAAATTGCTTTAGAGTTTGCGACTGAGGCGATTCCTTTTGTGACGGTTGACTCTGATCCTGAATCGGTGCAAGCCGCGCAGCAACTCGGTTATACCGTCGTTGAAGGTGATGCTACGCTTGATGAGGTTTTATTGAAGGTGGGTGTCGAACGTGCCACTTGTTTAGTTGCTGCTCTTCCTTCTGATGCTGAAAATCTTTATACCGTACTATCCGCAAAAGCACTGAACCCACAAATTCGGGCAATCGCTAGAGCTAGCACACAAGAAGCTCTACAAAAATTGCAACGTGCGGGTGCAGATGCAGTTGTTTCTCCCTATATTACAGGTGGTAGGCGCATGGCAGCCGCTGCTTTAAGACCACAAGTGATGGATTTTGTCGATGGAATTCTCACGGGTGCAGGTCGCGAATTATACATGGAAGAAGTCCGACTCGATCCTGATACTTGTCCGTGTATTGGTCAAAGTCTAGGTGCAGCCCGATTGCGATCGCAAACTGGAGCATTAGTTCTCGCCATTCGTCGCGATGATGGAACTTTAATTGGTGGTCCTACTGCTGATACGCAGTTGATGTCTGGAGATTTACTCATTTGTATGGGTACAGCAGAACAACTACGACGCCTCAATCAAATTCTTGGTCCAATTAATTCTAAGCCTCCCCGCCCACCAAAACACCTGTAA
- a CDS encoding DUF1816 domain-containing protein, whose translation MQQAATDWWVEITTLSPRCVYYFGPFATKDEAKAAYPGYVKDLDGEGAKGIIVVIQRCQPKELTICEEDER comes from the coding sequence ATGCAACAAGCTGCTACCGACTGGTGGGTGGAAATAACGACACTTTCACCACGCTGTGTTTATTATTTTGGACCATTTGCAACAAAGGACGAAGCTAAAGCAGCTTACCCAGGATATGTGAAAGATCTCGATGGTGAAGGCGCAAAAGGAATTATTGTTGTGATTCAACGCTGTCAGCCTAAAGAACTGACGATATGTGAAGAAGATGAGAGGTAA
- a CDS encoding Piwi domain-containing protein, giving the protein MTATVSQTETFLSEILPLSVSNQNLMCFRLIPEIERELGNRFAFRFSLKFPKVVAIWQEGHFWIVGAIKQLPNQNEWRNALAEIQDELHNDIGDRCYSIQWVRQPSPTPLILAQLAVQILKINRSLSSITVFSQNLVEVIREVKFWAETVEWLSATLPAMTLTIRSSIVPKCDLADFFNNHPYRHEPEQTLVGLKVKEIEHGNTCNILGITGTVGEQREELLALVQGSISKRKLEEVSADQPVVAVQFGKNKKQFRYPLAALRPCVTAETAGQFQVDYGELLKKTKVSNQERQNLLSSYKQIAQDTLNAYGFQLERSINSREYPNLFWQPATPIEETPLLFGNGFTGVRGKILQGLSKGGVYRRHDDFSDESRSIRTAALKLCDFKLNPFLEETKQRLKQYKFASDIVNKKALELQKLAGASLRSEVEQAVNELIIVPPDIVLVFLPESDRTADSDESGSLYYQIYSQLLRRGIASQFVYADTLESVDSRNILNSVIPGILGKLGNLPFVLAQPLEIADYIIGLDVSRVSKAKLPGTLNACASIRLYGRQGEFIRYQLEDALIEGEEIPRRILESLLPVAELRNKTILIYRDGPFRGQEVHNLVEWAKAISANFILVECLKSGNPRLYNFNKTNKTISAPIPGLALRLSSHEAIIVTTKVHSSVGLARPLRLRIHPQGHQTSIENVVETTLKLTLLHYGALKEPRLPMVLHGSDRIAYLRLNGINFSGVLTGDRQPWL; this is encoded by the coding sequence ATGACAGCTACTGTTTCCCAAACTGAAACATTTTTAAGTGAAATTTTACCGCTAAGTGTATCAAATCAGAACTTGATGTGTTTTCGATTAATACCAGAAATAGAGCGGGAATTAGGCAATAGATTTGCTTTTCGTTTTAGTTTAAAGTTCCCCAAAGTTGTCGCTATATGGCAAGAAGGACATTTTTGGATAGTTGGAGCAATCAAACAACTACCTAACCAAAATGAATGGCGAAACGCACTAGCAGAAATTCAAGATGAGTTGCATAACGATATTGGCGATCGCTGCTATTCAATTCAGTGGGTACGTCAGCCATCACCAACGCCTCTCATTCTGGCGCAACTTGCTGTACAGATATTAAAAATAAATCGTTCTTTATCCTCTATTACTGTATTTTCACAAAATTTAGTAGAAGTTATTCGAGAAGTAAAGTTTTGGGCTGAAACAGTTGAATGGTTATCAGCAACACTACCAGCAATGACCTTAACGATTCGTAGTAGTATTGTGCCTAAATGTGATTTAGCAGATTTCTTTAACAATCATCCATATAGACACGAACCCGAACAAACTTTAGTTGGACTTAAAGTTAAAGAAATCGAGCATGGTAATACTTGTAATATTCTTGGTATTACTGGAACTGTGGGAGAACAACGAGAAGAACTATTAGCATTAGTTCAAGGTTCAATTAGTAAACGAAAGCTAGAAGAAGTATCAGCAGATCAACCTGTAGTTGCAGTGCAATTTGGTAAAAACAAAAAGCAATTTCGCTATCCGTTAGCTGCACTACGTCCCTGCGTCACGGCTGAAACCGCAGGTCAATTTCAAGTCGATTATGGAGAGTTACTTAAAAAAACAAAAGTCTCTAATCAAGAGCGACAAAACTTATTAAGCTCCTATAAGCAAATTGCTCAAGATACTTTAAATGCTTATGGTTTTCAACTAGAGCGTAGTATTAACAGTAGAGAGTATCCCAATTTATTTTGGCAACCAGCAACGCCGATCGAAGAAACTCCATTGCTTTTTGGTAACGGATTTACGGGAGTAAGAGGCAAAATTCTTCAAGGATTATCTAAGGGTGGTGTTTATCGCCGACACGATGATTTTAGCGATGAATCAAGAAGTATTAGAACTGCAGCACTGAAGCTGTGTGATTTTAAATTAAATCCTTTTTTAGAGGAAACTAAACAACGTCTCAAACAATATAAATTTGCTAGTGATATTGTTAATAAAAAAGCTTTAGAACTTCAAAAATTGGCGGGTGCTAGTTTAAGATCAGAAGTTGAACAAGCTGTCAACGAACTCATCATAGTTCCACCGGATATTGTTTTAGTATTTCTACCAGAGAGTGATCGCACTGCTGATAGTGATGAAAGTGGTAGTCTTTACTATCAAATATACTCACAATTATTGCGACGTGGAATTGCTAGCCAATTTGTTTACGCTGATACTTTAGAAAGTGTTGATTCGAGAAATATACTAAACTCCGTTATTCCAGGAATTCTCGGCAAATTAGGCAATTTACCTTTTGTTTTAGCCCAACCATTAGAAATTGCAGACTATATTATTGGGTTGGATGTATCGAGGGTTTCTAAAGCAAAATTACCAGGAACATTGAATGCTTGTGCTAGTATTCGTCTTTATGGCAGACAAGGTGAATTTATTCGCTACCAATTAGAAGACGCTTTGATTGAAGGTGAAGAAATTCCACGACGAATTTTAGAAAGTTTACTTCCGGTAGCTGAACTCAGGAATAAAACTATTTTAATTTACCGCGATGGACCATTTCGCGGTCAAGAAGTTCATAATTTAGTTGAGTGGGCTAAGGCGATCAGTGCAAACTTTATCTTGGTAGAGTGTCTTAAGTCTGGAAATCCTCGTTTGTATAACTTTAATAAAACAAATAAAACAATCTCAGCACCAATACCAGGATTAGCCCTACGACTCTCATCACATGAAGCAATTATCGTCACCACCAAAGTGCATTCTAGTGTGGGCTTAGCTCGTCCGCTGCGTTTGAGAATACATCCACAAGGACATCAAACATCAATTGAGAATGTTGTAGAAACTACTCTAAAACTCACATTATTGCACTACGGAGCGTTAAAAGAGCCTCGTTTACCGATGGTTCTTCACGGTTCGGATCGCATTGCTTATTTACGATTAAACGGCATAAATTTTAGCGGAGTGTTGACGGGCGATCGCCAACCGTGGTTATAA
- a CDS encoding PD-(D/E)XK nuclease family protein produces MTWLPFASYNLWSLFAPAVGQENWHCDMKRGFTKARGKETAIAQILKQDNIPQRIGHLAQRGVYEFHQDHSMLNCSNAVQTIAETLQLNQEKEEVQERVRLILRKYQENPILKDKHIIHLTRGDEGFPQPIQIQQGNYLFNLYAAIDCIFTEDDILYILDFKTGKTDFDLRQGFVYLLAVSYLYPKLPAIASFYNLETGKWSKPISATVSQLKAVQTEIAQIAKKHQHDLQRYRRNIEAFNQIFPPNPGIQCQYCQFKSVCSFSKIEVTA; encoded by the coding sequence ATGACGTGGCTTCCTTTCGCCAGTTATAACTTGTGGTCACTATTTGCACCAGCTGTTGGACAAGAAAACTGGCATTGCGACATGAAACGAGGTTTCACTAAAGCACGTGGAAAAGAAACAGCGATCGCACAAATATTAAAGCAAGATAACATTCCTCAGCGAATTGGTCATTTAGCACAAAGAGGAGTATACGAGTTTCATCAAGACCATTCGATGTTGAATTGCAGCAATGCAGTGCAAACAATCGCCGAAACTTTGCAATTGAATCAAGAAAAAGAGGAAGTCCAAGAACGCGTGCGCTTGATTTTGAGAAAATATCAAGAGAATCCTATTCTCAAGGATAAACATATCATTCATCTCACACGCGGTGATGAAGGATTTCCCCAACCAATTCAAATTCAACAAGGTAATTATTTATTCAATTTATATGCAGCAATTGATTGTATTTTTACAGAAGATGATATTTTATACATTTTAGATTTTAAAACGGGTAAAACAGACTTTGATCTCCGACAAGGATTTGTTTATCTATTAGCAGTTAGTTATCTATATCCAAAACTACCGGCTATTGCCTCGTTTTATAACTTAGAAACTGGCAAATGGTCAAAGCCAATTTCAGCAACAGTGTCTCAATTAAAAGCAGTTCAAACCGAGATCGCGCAAATTGCTAAGAAACATCAGCATGACCTCCAGCGATATAGGAGAAATATCGAAGCTTTTAACCAAATTTTTCCACCAAATCCTGGTATTCAGTGTCAATATTGTCAATTTAAATCAGTTTGCAGTTTTTCTAAGATTGAGGTTACTGCATGA
- a CDS encoding rhodanese-related sulfurtransferase, giving the protein MTQIVATFYKFVSLPDAAEIQEPLLSYCLAHHVKGTILLAPEGINGTIAATRDRIDAVLAFLCADPRFTDLEYKESTADSPPFERMKVRLKKEIVTLGVPEVDPNEQAGTYISPQEWNALISDPEVTVIDTRNDYEVDIGSFKGAQNPQTRSFREFPEYVNQNLDPSKHKKVAMFCTGGIRCEKASSFLLTQGFAEVYHLKGGILKYLEEVPAAESLWEGECFVFDERVAVVHDLELGTHDMCRSCGHPISEADKASTQYEEGISCPYCFADLTEEKRKRQQEKQKQIELAKSKTNVISSD; this is encoded by the coding sequence ATGACCCAAATTGTTGCAACGTTTTATAAGTTTGTCAGTTTACCAGACGCGGCGGAAATACAAGAACCTTTGCTGTCTTATTGCTTAGCACATCATGTCAAGGGAACAATTCTGCTTGCACCGGAAGGAATTAACGGTACAATTGCCGCTACACGCGATCGCATTGATGCAGTTTTAGCGTTTCTTTGCGCCGATCCTCGTTTTACCGATTTAGAGTATAAAGAATCTACGGCAGATTCTCCACCCTTCGAGCGCATGAAGGTACGCCTCAAAAAAGAAATTGTGACGCTAGGCGTGCCAGAAGTCGACCCCAACGAGCAAGCAGGAACTTATATATCTCCTCAAGAATGGAATGCTTTAATTAGCGATCCTGAGGTGACTGTGATTGATACCCGCAACGATTACGAAGTAGATATTGGTAGTTTTAAAGGTGCGCAAAATCCGCAGACGCGATCGTTTCGCGAATTTCCTGAATACGTTAATCAAAACCTCGATCCGAGCAAGCACAAAAAAGTTGCCATGTTTTGTACAGGTGGTATTCGCTGCGAAAAAGCTTCTTCTTTTTTATTAACCCAAGGTTTCGCTGAAGTTTATCACCTCAAAGGCGGTATTCTGAAATATTTAGAGGAAGTTCCAGCCGCAGAGAGTTTGTGGGAAGGCGAGTGTTTTGTCTTTGACGAACGAGTTGCAGTAGTTCACGATTTAGAACTGGGAACGCATGACATGTGTCGTAGCTGTGGACATCCGATTTCTGAAGCTGATAAAGCATCGACACAGTATGAAGAAGGGATTTCTTGTCCTTACTGTTTTGCGGATCTCACTGAAGAAAAACGCAAGCGTCAGCAAGAAAAACAAAAACAGATTGAGTTAGCTAAGAGTAAAACTAATGTTATTTCCTCAGATTGA
- a CDS encoding class I SAM-dependent methyltransferase, producing MGVQTLQLDEQLYNYMRSVSLNEAEVLTQLRQETAKHPMGNMQIAPEQGQFIALLVQLMQAQKTLDIGVFTGYSALAVALALPPTGKVVACDISEEYTSIARHWWNQAGVADKIELHIAPAQDTLTQLLATGAANSFDFALIDADKSNYDTYYELALQLIRPGGLIAVDNVLWSGRVADPQVQDNRTNKIRAFNQKLHQDSRVAISLIPIGDGLTLAWKRSHIIFDKNSQTIY from the coding sequence GTTTCTTTAAACGAAGCAGAAGTATTAACTCAACTGCGACAAGAAACTGCCAAGCATCCTATGGGTAATATGCAAATTGCACCAGAACAAGGACAATTTATCGCGTTACTTGTGCAACTAATGCAAGCTCAAAAAACCCTTGATATCGGCGTGTTTACTGGCTATAGTGCACTTGCTGTAGCATTAGCCTTACCGCCTACAGGTAAAGTTGTGGCGTGTGATATTAGCGAGGAATATACCAGTATCGCGCGTCATTGGTGGAACCAAGCTGGTGTTGCTGATAAGATTGAGTTGCATATTGCGCCTGCCCAGGATACCCTGACACAATTACTTGCAACAGGTGCAGCCAATAGCTTTGATTTTGCCTTGATTGATGCCGATAAAAGCAACTACGACACTTATTATGAGCTAGCATTGCAATTAATTCGCCCTGGTGGGTTAATTGCGGTTGATAATGTATTGTGGTCAGGAAGAGTTGCCGATCCTCAAGTTCAGGATAATCGAACGAATAAAATTCGCGCTTTCAATCAAAAACTGCATCAAGATTCGCGAGTTGCTATCAGCTTAATTCCAATTGGTGATGGATTGACTTTAGCTTGGAAACGCTCTCATATCATATTCGATAAAAATAGCCAGACTATATATTAA